A genomic window from Algoriphagus sp. Y33 includes:
- a CDS encoding DeoR/GlpR family DNA-binding transcription regulator, producing the protein MLKEERQKYILDQVHLHHRVLLNDLSDSLNVSIDTVRRDVKELDKEKKLKKVHGGATSFGFMTFTKDDGNIYLKSKKISIAEKTVSLLSDGQVILMSGGTTNMEVANLIPKKLVLTVFTPSLHVAMALLEHENVEVIFLGGKLLHEAKFAVGGTVVNALSQLRVDLCILGTGYLDAEFGLTEFDWEVIQVKQAMIRAAKKTIILTVSDKLHSVQKYKTCDMTAVHTLVTELDPSDPLLDAFRPFELVLV; encoded by the coding sequence ATGCTGAAAGAAGAAAGACAGAAGTATATTTTGGATCAGGTACACCTGCATCACCGGGTTTTGCTCAATGACTTATCAGATTCATTAAATGTGTCGATCGATACCGTGAGACGGGATGTAAAGGAGTTGGACAAAGAAAAAAAGCTGAAGAAGGTGCATGGTGGAGCGACGTCCTTTGGATTTATGACTTTCACCAAAGACGATGGGAATATCTACCTGAAGTCAAAGAAAATTTCCATTGCCGAAAAGACTGTTTCTCTACTTTCTGATGGACAGGTGATCTTAATGAGTGGAGGTACTACGAATATGGAAGTTGCCAATCTCATCCCAAAGAAATTGGTTTTGACTGTCTTCACACCAAGTTTGCATGTGGCGATGGCCTTGCTTGAGCATGAAAATGTTGAGGTGATTTTTTTGGGAGGTAAACTCCTGCATGAGGCCAAATTCGCTGTGGGAGGAACTGTAGTAAACGCACTTTCACAGCTTCGCGTGGACTTGTGCATACTCGGTACTGGATATTTGGATGCGGAATTTGGATTGACGGAGTTTGACTGGGAAGTGATTCAGGTGAAGCAGGCAATGATCCGAGCTGCCAAGAAAACTATAATTCTGACTGTTTCGGACAAGCTTCATTCCGTCCAAAAGTATAAGACCTGTGATATGACGGCCGTTCATACCTTGGTTACCGAGCTGGATCCGTCGGATCCGCTTTTGGATGCGTTTAGACCTTTTGAGTTGGTGCTGGTCTGA
- a CDS encoding heavy-metal-associated domain-containing protein, which translates to MKKLILTLFIAASAFAAQAQVKTIGIKTSAICEMCKATLEKDLTFEKGVKSVNLDLETKVLNIAYLDSKTNPDKLRKRVTMVGYHADSLKRDPKAYEKLDECCKDGAHDNAPHKKKDN; encoded by the coding sequence ATGAAAAAGCTAATCTTAACCCTATTTATTGCGGCTTCCGCATTTGCAGCACAGGCACAGGTAAAAACTATCGGCATCAAAACATCAGCAATCTGCGAGATGTGCAAGGCTACCTTGGAAAAGGATCTCACCTTCGAAAAAGGTGTGAAATCTGTAAATCTGGACTTGGAAACCAAAGTATTAAACATTGCCTATCTGGACTCCAAGACCAACCCGGACAAACTCCGAAAACGTGTGACTATGGTGGGCTATCATGCAGATTCACTGAAGCGCGATCCGAAAGCCTATGAGAAACTTGATGAATGTTGTAAAGACGGTGCGCACGATAACGCACCTCACAAAAAAAAGGATAATTAA
- a CDS encoding TonB-dependent siderophore receptor: protein MKSIILLIGCLVAPSILFAQNSIKGQVKSASNEPLIGASIKLLDKQQGTVTDTEGRFILEHILQTDRLIISYLGYEQDTLTPVFDQAMVITLQESGESLEQVTIQARSESVVDEAPFLSILITESELQKAACCNLSESFETNASVDVSYADAVTGTKMIQMMGLDGRYVLISREGIPNIRGLNSRLGLTYVPGTWIQSIDVGKGAGTVINGYESMTGQINVDLFKPETMDKWYLNAYLNSFGRLEINANHQIPINEKWSSGVLFHASQIGTEIDGNDDGFMDLPKARQLNFLNRYKYGGDRLMAQIGVNLFMSDNAGGQKGFGFNSDLSTSSMYGYQMDTRKAEVFGKLGMIYPDKPTQSWGFQYSLSYQDFNGGAGRRIYSGIEKTAYGNFIYQNILGSSFHQYKTGASFLYDDFEETFNSNSTTGLDTAMNRTEKVPGVFFEYNFIPNDQLTVVAGARTDFHNLFGTYFTPRVHARWEFVPKWTVRGSVGKGYRTPNALMENSMIWVSSRDIIFNAVLQPEVSWNTGISLAANLSIKDKPLSLVTDYFYTTFENQLVYDQDVSSSLLVINNLQNGSFARSFQVEASYPLTEKLDVKAAYKHYENLMTTNGILQQVPYQSQDRFFMNLAYATNYDKWKADMTVNWNGPMRLPDTGDSPMEYRVAEKSPDFFLVNAQVSRGFRWGSIYLGGENILDFKQSNPIIDPENPFGQNFDASMAWGPIAGRVIYTGIRYKIN from the coding sequence ATGAAATCAATAATCCTATTAATAGGATGCCTGGTAGCACCGTCGATTCTATTTGCCCAAAACTCCATAAAAGGGCAGGTAAAATCAGCATCCAATGAGCCTCTGATCGGCGCCAGCATTAAACTTCTGGACAAGCAGCAAGGAACTGTCACCGATACGGAAGGTCGCTTCATACTGGAACACATACTGCAAACCGACCGTTTAATCATTTCCTATCTTGGCTATGAACAGGATACATTAACTCCTGTTTTTGACCAAGCGATGGTAATCACACTTCAGGAAAGCGGTGAATCACTGGAGCAAGTCACTATACAGGCTAGATCAGAGTCCGTGGTAGACGAAGCTCCTTTTCTAAGTATTCTTATTACCGAAAGCGAACTTCAAAAAGCCGCCTGTTGCAATCTTTCTGAGAGTTTTGAAACAAATGCGTCTGTAGATGTCTCCTATGCAGACGCTGTCACCGGCACCAAAATGATCCAAATGATGGGGCTGGACGGTCGATACGTACTGATCAGCAGAGAAGGAATCCCCAATATCAGGGGGTTGAATTCCAGACTCGGTCTTACCTATGTACCGGGAACCTGGATTCAATCCATCGATGTGGGAAAAGGCGCCGGGACTGTCATCAATGGCTACGAATCCATGACCGGTCAGATCAACGTGGATCTTTTCAAACCGGAAACCATGGACAAATGGTATCTCAATGCTTACCTCAACTCCTTTGGAAGGCTGGAAATCAACGCAAATCACCAGATTCCCATCAATGAAAAATGGAGCTCAGGCGTGTTGTTTCACGCCAGTCAAATCGGTACGGAAATCGACGGAAATGACGATGGTTTTATGGATTTGCCGAAAGCAAGACAGCTGAACTTCCTGAATCGCTACAAGTATGGGGGAGATCGGCTGATGGCCCAAATAGGCGTGAATCTATTTATGTCTGACAATGCAGGAGGGCAAAAAGGATTTGGCTTCAACAGCGATCTGTCCACAAGTAGCATGTATGGCTATCAAATGGATACCCGAAAAGCAGAAGTATTTGGCAAACTGGGGATGATCTATCCCGATAAGCCTACCCAAAGTTGGGGCTTCCAGTATTCTCTCTCCTATCAAGATTTCAATGGAGGAGCAGGAAGAAGAATCTATAGCGGTATTGAAAAAACAGCGTATGGGAATTTCATTTACCAGAATATCTTAGGTTCAAGCTTTCACCAATACAAAACCGGAGCTAGCTTTCTTTATGATGATTTTGAGGAAACTTTCAATTCCAACAGTACTACCGGTCTGGATACAGCTATGAATAGGACGGAAAAAGTGCCCGGTGTTTTCTTCGAGTATAATTTCATCCCAAACGACCAACTTACAGTAGTAGCGGGAGCAAGAACGGATTTTCACAATCTTTTCGGCACCTATTTCACTCCCAGAGTCCATGCACGGTGGGAATTTGTCCCTAAATGGACAGTAAGGGGTTCTGTAGGGAAAGGCTACCGCACACCAAATGCCCTAATGGAAAACAGCATGATCTGGGTTTCATCCAGGGATATTATTTTCAATGCTGTACTTCAACCGGAAGTGAGCTGGAACACAGGAATCAGTCTCGCTGCAAATTTGTCGATTAAGGATAAACCACTTAGTCTGGTGACGGATTATTTCTATACCACTTTCGAAAATCAGCTGGTGTATGATCAAGATGTAAGTTCATCATTACTGGTGATCAATAATCTGCAAAACGGCTCATTTGCCCGTAGCTTTCAAGTAGAAGCCAGTTATCCATTGACTGAAAAACTGGATGTTAAAGCAGCCTATAAGCATTATGAAAATCTCATGACGACCAACGGTATCTTACAGCAAGTTCCCTATCAAAGTCAAGACCGCTTCTTCATGAATTTGGCCTATGCTACCAATTACGATAAGTGGAAGGCAGACATGACTGTAAACTGGAATGGCCCAATGCGCCTACCTGACACCGGTGACAGTCCTATGGAATATCGGGTAGCGGAAAAATCACCTGATTTCTTTCTGGTGAATGCGCAAGTGAGCCGTGGGTTTCGCTGGGGCAGCATCTACTTGGGTGGAGAAAATATCCTGGACTTCAAACAATCAAATCCAATTATTGATCCCGAAAATCCTTTTGGACAAAATTTCGACGCCTCGATGGCCTGGGGACCAATCGCCGGAAGGGTTATCTACACAGGGATCAGATATAAAATCAACTAA
- a CDS encoding IS110 family transposase — protein MDESYKPKFTKYLKISLYEIEHDPVPTETHRGMIINRQTPHQQDRSFLGRGGVTQQQSCPPQEEARRLDCGVKLCWHLDFLLLLRQVKGILKMTQLEETYVLSLHAKAVKIVFWISARSCGQVNAQHVKNVSGRKTDVLDCQWIQQLHSYGLLSASFQPEDMIRTLRGYMRHRKNLTQAYSTQILHMQKAFEQLNIKLHNVITDITGKSGQLIINAILDGERDPERLASLAVGRVKASKEEIVLSLEGTRKVEPLFELRQSYELYLIYKQKITDCDTQIQKHMEELAGENGTGKCQEIPRRVYSKNRFSFNATPYLADIVGVDLTRIFGISEVCAMEIVSEVGVDMSKWPSERQFTSWLNLCPHNRISGGKLLKNKKKKSKNKAGQAFRMAAFALQRSDHYLGAFYRRMKSKGGALFATKATARKLAVIFYHMVGSQLEFNPISLEEYEKSHADRKLTYLKRQASKLGLELMPAGDS, from the coding sequence ATGGACGAATCGTACAAACCCAAGTTTACCAAATACCTTAAAATCTCTTTATATGAAATCGAACATGATCCCGTACCTACGGAAACACACAGGGGGATGATTATAAACCGACAGACACCGCATCAGCAGGATCGCTCTTTTTTAGGGCGGGGAGGGGTGACGCAGCAGCAGTCTTGTCCGCCGCAGGAGGAAGCCAGGCGGCTGGACTGCGGGGTGAAGCTTTGCTGGCATCTTGACTTTTTGCTTCTTTTGCGTCAAGTGAAGGGCATTTTAAAAATGACACAACTAGAGGAAACATACGTATTATCATTACACGCCAAAGCAGTTAAGATCGTGTTTTGGATTAGTGCTAGATCCTGTGGTCAAGTGAACGCCCAGCATGTTAAAAATGTATCAGGAAGGAAAACGGATGTGCTTGACTGCCAATGGATCCAGCAGTTGCATTCCTATGGGTTACTATCGGCAAGTTTTCAGCCGGAAGATATGATAAGAACACTCCGTGGCTACATGCGGCACAGGAAGAATCTGACCCAAGCGTATTCTACCCAGATACTTCATATGCAAAAAGCCTTCGAGCAGCTCAACATTAAACTTCACAATGTGATTACGGATATCACGGGGAAATCCGGCCAGCTTATCATCAACGCGATACTTGACGGAGAACGGGATCCCGAGAGACTTGCTTCATTGGCCGTAGGCCGGGTTAAGGCTTCGAAAGAGGAGATCGTATTATCCCTGGAGGGAACCCGGAAAGTGGAGCCTCTCTTTGAACTACGGCAATCCTATGAACTATATCTGATATACAAGCAAAAGATAACCGACTGCGATACCCAGATCCAAAAACACATGGAGGAGCTGGCGGGCGAAAATGGAACCGGCAAATGCCAAGAAATTCCAAGGAGAGTATATAGTAAGAACAGGTTCAGCTTTAATGCCACCCCATACCTTGCCGATATTGTTGGCGTGGATCTTACCAGGATATTCGGTATCAGTGAAGTCTGTGCAATGGAGATTGTTTCAGAAGTTGGGGTGGATATGAGCAAATGGCCTTCTGAACGACAGTTCACCTCATGGTTAAATCTTTGTCCCCACAATCGGATATCCGGGGGGAAGCTGTTGAAAAACAAAAAGAAAAAGAGCAAAAACAAGGCGGGACAGGCATTTAGAATGGCGGCCTTTGCCCTCCAGAGAAGCGACCATTATCTGGGAGCTTTTTATCGGAGGATGAAGTCAAAAGGAGGGGCGTTGTTTGCCACAAAGGCCACTGCGAGAAAACTAGCTGTTATATTCTATCACATGGTAGGTAGCCAGTTGGAGTTTAATCCCATATCTCTGGAAGAATACGAGAAAAGCCATGCGGATCGGAAGCTAACATATCTCAAAAGACAGGCATCCAAATTAGGCTTGGAATTGATGCCTGCTGGGGATAGCTAG
- a CDS encoding amidohydrolase encodes MKNFYLLICLFITVEVHAQEQEILSALDSKADFYGGIALKIWSNPELGYLENESSALLQKTLKDAGFTVKAGVADIPTAFVAEYGSGKPIIAILAEFDALPGVSQKAVPFKDPVVEGGPGHACGHHLFGAASVAAGITTKDWLESSGVQGTIRVYGTPAEEGGAGKVYMAKAGLLDDVDAVLHWHPSSQNDASATSSLANKSAKFRFYGEASHAAMSPERGRSALDGVESMNYMVNMMREHVPQETRIHYVITSGGEAPNVVPAFAEVFYYVRNPDVANVKSIFERVVKAAEGAAIGTNTEMKYEVIHGLYNLLPNETLGKIMYNNLVKVGGVVYDTEERKFAEEIMKTYSMKASVEDAAKINPFKVVEKGTGGSTDVGDVSWLVPTAGMGSATWVPGTSAHTWQAVAAGGTSIGPKGMMVAAKTLTLTAIDIFNDPEVTKKALSELNERRGEDFSYEALTGDREPPLDYRKN; translated from the coding sequence ATGAAGAACTTTTATTTATTGATTTGTCTATTTATCACAGTGGAAGTCCATGCTCAAGAGCAGGAGATTCTCTCAGCACTTGACAGCAAAGCGGATTTTTACGGAGGCATCGCCCTGAAAATCTGGTCAAACCCTGAGCTGGGCTATCTTGAAAATGAAAGTTCTGCGCTGCTTCAAAAGACACTGAAAGATGCCGGTTTTACAGTCAAAGCAGGTGTAGCTGATATTCCAACGGCATTTGTGGCAGAGTATGGATCCGGCAAACCCATTATTGCGATCCTTGCTGAATTTGATGCATTACCGGGAGTTTCCCAAAAAGCAGTACCGTTCAAAGATCCTGTCGTCGAAGGAGGCCCCGGACATGCATGTGGACATCACTTGTTCGGTGCTGCCTCAGTGGCTGCAGGAATCACGACAAAGGATTGGCTGGAGTCTTCGGGTGTACAGGGAACCATCCGGGTGTATGGGACGCCTGCCGAAGAAGGTGGAGCGGGCAAAGTTTACATGGCCAAAGCGGGATTGCTTGACGATGTAGACGCTGTATTGCACTGGCATCCGTCCAGCCAAAACGATGCAAGTGCAACTTCCTCGTTGGCAAACAAGTCAGCAAAGTTTAGATTTTATGGTGAAGCATCGCATGCGGCCATGTCTCCGGAGCGGGGAAGATCTGCCCTGGACGGAGTGGAATCTATGAATTATATGGTGAACATGATGAGAGAACATGTGCCGCAGGAAACGAGAATTCATTATGTGATTACCAGTGGAGGAGAAGCCCCAAACGTAGTTCCGGCTTTTGCTGAAGTATTTTATTATGTAAGAAACCCTGATGTAGCCAACGTGAAATCAATTTTTGAACGCGTGGTCAAAGCTGCTGAAGGTGCAGCCATCGGCACCAATACTGAAATGAAATATGAAGTGATACACGGGCTTTATAATTTATTGCCAAATGAAACCTTGGGAAAAATCATGTATAACAATCTGGTGAAAGTCGGCGGCGTAGTGTATGATACTGAGGAAAGAAAGTTTGCGGAGGAGATCATGAAAACCTATTCTATGAAAGCTTCAGTAGAAGATGCTGCCAAAATCAATCCCTTTAAAGTGGTGGAAAAAGGAACAGGAGGTTCTACAGACGTGGGGGATGTAAGCTGGCTTGTGCCTACAGCCGGCATGGGTTCGGCCACTTGGGTACCGGGTACATCTGCACATACTTGGCAGGCAGTGGCTGCCGGAGGGACTAGCATAGGCCCGAAAGGAATGATGGTAGCTGCAAAAACCCTGACTTTGACTGCGATTGATATATTTAATGATCCGGAGGTTACTAAAAAGGCATTGTCTGAATTGAATGAACGAAGAGGAGAGGACTTTAGCTACGAAGCATTGACAGGTGACCGGGAACCGCCATTGGATTATAGGAAGAATTAA
- a CDS encoding glycoside hydrolase family 10 protein has protein sequence MKSLSRHLFIILTISLLLSACKSQKTTTSGKHPSGTINTTTNPNPGANLPVKKLPKAPVALQPLTFQMPEMPREFRGVWIATVANIDWPISPDDTYEKQKRDFLNLLDYYKNLNFNAVIVQVRTAGDAFYPSNHAPWSKYLTGKQGRGPNTSENPLTWMIQEAHARGLEFHAWLNPYRATMNLNTADLSPDHDYNLHRDWMLKYDTKYYYNPGLPEVKAHLLAVIKEIVDNYDIDAVHFDDYFYPYKVAKLDFPDKATYSKYKKPGQSQDDWRRDNVNQLILALNETIKQSKPWVQFGISPFGVWRNQDKDPKGSPTRAGQTNYDDLYADVLLWMKNGWVDYMIPQLYWSMDHRLASHRMLNDWWAKNHYNTNIYIGNGPYKIREDSDAAWNNPREINMQISYTRTLPTIQGNAFFSAKSLKIKNQDVAQLLKSELYNEPTLPPSFQPKSPSVIDTPVVFSVEANSEFTSIRMASPLDPAIRYALIQGANELNQLAGAEIHPVWVGGMRARTLEVKSLNTKFLAVRWIDHYGRIVQTQVYQIP, from the coding sequence ATGAAATCCCTTTCTAGGCATCTATTTATTATTTTGACCATCAGCCTACTGTTGTCTGCCTGTAAATCCCAAAAAACCACAACATCAGGAAAACATCCTTCCGGCACTATCAATACGACCACCAATCCAAACCCGGGAGCCAATCTTCCTGTAAAGAAACTGCCGAAAGCTCCGGTAGCTTTACAACCCTTAACATTCCAAATGCCTGAAATGCCACGGGAATTCCGTGGGGTCTGGATAGCCACGGTAGCAAACATCGATTGGCCTATTTCTCCGGATGACACGTACGAAAAGCAAAAGCGTGATTTCCTTAATCTTTTGGATTATTACAAAAACCTTAATTTCAATGCAGTTATCGTTCAGGTAAGAACTGCAGGGGATGCTTTTTATCCCAGTAACCACGCACCCTGGTCCAAATACCTGACCGGAAAACAGGGTAGAGGACCAAATACTTCCGAGAATCCCCTTACGTGGATGATTCAAGAGGCGCATGCCAGAGGATTAGAATTTCATGCTTGGCTAAATCCATATCGTGCCACCATGAATCTAAACACAGCCGATCTCAGCCCCGATCACGATTATAACTTACATCGAGACTGGATGCTGAAATACGATACCAAATATTACTACAATCCCGGATTACCCGAAGTAAAAGCTCATTTACTGGCTGTAATCAAGGAAATTGTGGACAATTACGATATTGATGCTGTTCACTTTGACGATTATTTTTATCCCTACAAAGTCGCAAAATTAGATTTTCCGGATAAGGCAACTTACAGCAAGTACAAGAAACCCGGGCAATCACAAGATGATTGGAGAAGAGATAATGTAAATCAATTGATTCTTGCTCTCAATGAGACGATCAAGCAAAGTAAACCGTGGGTACAATTTGGTATCTCGCCCTTTGGTGTATGGAGAAATCAGGACAAAGACCCAAAAGGATCCCCTACCAGAGCGGGGCAAACAAACTATGACGATCTCTATGCGGATGTCTTGCTTTGGATGAAAAATGGCTGGGTAGACTACATGATTCCCCAACTCTACTGGAGTATGGATCACAGGCTCGCATCGCATCGAATGCTAAATGACTGGTGGGCAAAAAACCACTATAATACCAACATATACATCGGAAATGGACCCTATAAAATCCGCGAAGATTCCGACGCTGCATGGAACAATCCCCGCGAAATCAACATGCAAATTTCATATACACGTACGCTGCCTACCATACAGGGGAATGCCTTTTTCTCTGCAAAATCCTTGAAAATCAAAAATCAGGATGTGGCTCAGTTGCTCAAAAGCGAACTATACAATGAACCAACATTACCTCCCTCATTTCAACCCAAAAGCCCATCTGTCATAGACACACCTGTAGTATTCAGCGTGGAAGCCAATTCGGAATTTACCTCTATACGAATGGCGAGTCCTCTTGACCCAGCTATCCGTTATGCGCTTATTCAAGGTGCGAATGAGCTAAATCAACTGGCCGGAGCCGAAATACACCCAGTCTGGGTAGGTGGAATGAGAGCAAGAACCTTGGAGGTTAAAAGTCTGAATACTAAATTTCTTGCCGTACGCTGGATTGACCATTATGGACGAATCGTACAAACCCAAGTTTACCAAATACCTTAA
- a CDS encoding GNAT family N-acetyltransferase, which translates to MKDMLVRLIGLPDVSQEEARLLKKEKIAFRRAIAPEKHLISKWVLEHFGEYWQSELEVAFSRQPVACWLAQRGNDILGFACYESTARNFFGPTGTLESERGKGIGKILLVKSLESMREMGYAYAIIGGVGPAEFYEKTVNAKTIDGSEVSIYENLIRK; encoded by the coding sequence ATGAAAGACATGCTTGTGCGATTGATCGGTTTGCCGGATGTTTCTCAAGAAGAAGCACGCCTGTTGAAAAAGGAAAAAATCGCATTCCGAAGAGCAATTGCGCCGGAAAAGCACCTTATAAGCAAGTGGGTTTTGGAGCATTTTGGTGAGTATTGGCAGTCAGAATTGGAAGTAGCTTTCAGCAGACAGCCGGTAGCTTGCTGGCTCGCACAACGGGGAAACGACATTCTGGGGTTTGCATGCTACGAAAGTACCGCCAGAAATTTCTTTGGTCCGACAGGCACACTGGAATCTGAGAGGGGAAAAGGAATAGGCAAAATACTTCTGGTCAAATCTCTGGAATCGATGCGGGAAATGGGCTATGCATACGCCATTATCGGCGGAGTCGGCCCTGCTGAATTCTACGAAAAGACGGTAAACGCAAAAACCATTGACGGATCTGAAGTGAGTATCTACGAAAATCTGATCCGCAAGTGA
- a CDS encoding N-acetylmuramoyl-L-alanine amidase, giving the protein MWNQEREELSLRYLKERHGLEQKTASIDPKMVVVHWTAIDNIEVTFDVFNPATLDGRADLTGASNLNVSSQFLIDRDGTIFRLLPDTTFARHTIGLNYLAIGIENIGSDKMPLTKEQLKANEKLIRYLERKYAIDYVIGHHEYQNFQSTDWWKEVDPDYRTVKTDPGDTFMKKLRKNLADLDLKPIPTL; this is encoded by the coding sequence ATGTGGAATCAAGAAAGAGAGGAACTCTCTCTTAGGTACCTCAAAGAGCGTCATGGTCTGGAACAGAAAACTGCATCTATTGACCCTAAAATGGTAGTAGTCCACTGGACTGCAATTGACAATATAGAAGTGACATTTGATGTTTTCAATCCGGCTACATTGGATGGAAGGGCAGATTTGACCGGTGCAAGTAATTTAAATGTTTCAAGTCAATTTTTAATTGACAGGGACGGCACGATTTTTAGACTATTACCGGACACTACTTTTGCCCGGCATACGATAGGATTGAATTATTTGGCGATTGGCATCGAAAATATCGGCAGTGATAAGATGCCTTTGACAAAAGAACAATTAAAGGCAAACGAAAAGCTGATCAGATATCTGGAAAGGAAATATGCAATAGACTATGTCATCGGCCATCATGAATACCAAAACTTCCAGTCAACAGACTGGTGGAAGGAAGTTGATCCTGATTATCGCACTGTAAAAACCGATCCGGGAGACACCTTTATGAAGAAACTCCGAAAAAACTTGGCAGATTTAGATTTGAAACCCATACCAACGCTTTGA